Sequence from the Thiohalorhabdus denitrificans genome:
CGCATGGCAGCTCGAAGGCCTTCCGCGGGGCCCGGGACGCGACCCGGGCCTTCGCCCACAAGGGAAAGGCGGGGCTCAGGAGGAATCCCCGTTGAAATGCGGCAGCACCCGCTCGGCCAGAGTCCGCAGGGACTCCTGGGTCACCTCCGTGGGCAGGGCCCCGGCCCCCACCGCCATCAGCAGGTGGTCCACCCCGGCCGCGCGGTACCGCTCCAGCTTCTCTATGCATTCTTCGGGCGAGCCCACCACCACCATGCCCATGGCCTCCAGCAGGGAGAGGCGGACCGCCCGCTTGAGCAGGGGCTGCAGCCGGCCCAGCTTCTGGTAATAGTCGTAGCTCTCCTGGAACTTCTCCAGCACCGGCCGCGTCTGCCCCAGCAGCCGCTCGTAGTACCAGGTGAAAGGCTGCCGGGCGAGCTCCCGGGCGCGGTCGCCGTCCTCCAGGCAGAGCACGCCGATGGTCATGCCGAAGCGGGGATTGGCCCGCGGGGGCGCCCCCTCGGGCCAGGCCTCCCGCCAGGCCCGCCGGAACTCCTTGAGGTCCTGCTTCACCAGGAACCAGGGCTTGAAGGGCCCCGCCAGGGCACCGAGCCCTTCCCGGGCGGCCCAGGTGAAGGTCTCCGGCGACACGGCGGCCGTCCACAGGGGCGGATGGGGATCCTGGACCACCCCGGGCAGCACCTCCAGGTCCTCCAGCTGGTAGTGGCTGCCCTGGAAATCCACCGGCCGCCCGGAGAAGGCCTGGCGGATCACCGCCAGGGACTCGTCCACGATCTCCCGGCTGCGGGCCATGTCGGAACCGAAGGCGGCGTACTCCTTGGGGGAGAAGCCGCGCCCCACCCCCAGCTCCACCCGGCCGCCGGACAGGACGTCCAGGGTCGCGGCCCGCTCCGCCACCCGCACGGCGTGGTTGTAGGGCAGCACCACCACCCCGTGACCCAGGCGCAGCCGCCGCGTGCGCTGGCTGGCGGCGGCCAGGAACAGCTCCGGGGCCGAGGAGTGTGAGTACTCGCGCATGAAATGGTGCTCCACCACCCAGGCGGTGGTAAAGCCCAGCTCGTCGGCGAGCGCCAGCTCGCCCAGGGTCTCGGCGAACACCTGGGACTCGCCGCGGCCCCCGTGCTCGGGGACGGCCAGCTCGAAGAAGAGGTCGAATTCCATGCCCCGGGGCTATCCTGGTGCGCGGCCGATTGGTTACGATTTCCCGCAGGATTCTACCTGACTCGAGCGCGCTGTTCAGCGCGTCCCTACCCTCCCACCGGAGCAGGACCCCATGGAAGCCAGGCTCGACCCCCGGAAAGTGCAGCAATCGATGGCCTTCGACCCCGATCAGGTGGCCGACTTCCGGCGCCGCTGGTCCGTGCTCATGGAGCTGGCCGTGTGGGGCGACCTCAAGGCCGGGGAGATCGGCGCGCTGCCCAAGCTCCGCAAGCGCATGCTGGAGTACGGCGAGAAGATCCGCTCCCTGTTCAACGACCGCTCCTGGATCCCGCAGCCCCGCGACCAGATCAAGAGCGTGCTCACCGCCAGCCTCGACGTCCGCGACAAGCTCCAGGCCGTGGAGAAGGAGACGGAGGCCCTCACCGGCGGCGCCGACCTGGAGCGCTTCAACGCGGAGTTCGACCGCCTCCGCGCGGACCTGGTGGCCCTCATGGAGCACCACGAGGCCCTCTGGAAAGACCTGCTGAATCGGCTTTACGATGGTTATGAAGCGTGGCAAGCCTCCCAGGGGCAGGAACCGAGCGGCGACTAGGCGGCCCCGCCGCGCACCGGACCCACCAACAACAGGCGAGGGGGGAAGCGATGAAAGCCGTGGTGATGCCCGCCCCCGGCGGCCCCGACACCCTGCGCGTGCAGGAGATCCCCGACCCCGAGCCCACCGGGGAGCGCGATCTCCTGATCCGCCTCAAGGCCGCCGGGATCAACCCCGTGGACACCAAGATGCGCGCCGGCGGCACCTATGGTTCCGGCGACGAGCCAGTGATCCTCGGCTGCGACGGCGCGGGCGTGGTGGAGCAGGCGGGCCCCGGCTGCACGCGCTTCCAGCCGGGCGACGAGGTCTACTTCTTCAACGGGGGCATCGGCACCGAGCAGGGCAACTACGCCGAGCGCACCGTGGTGGACGAGCGCTTCGTGGCCGCCAAGCCGAGGACCCTGTCCTTCGCCGAGGCGGCGGCGGTGCCGCTGGTGGCCATCACGGCCTGGGAGTCGCTGTTCGATCACGGCGCCCTGCAGGCCGGGCAGCGGGTGCTGGTCCACGCCGGGGCCGGCGGGGTGGGCCACGTGGCCCTCCAGCTCGCCCACCGGGCGGGCGCGAAGGTGTGCACCACCGTCGGCTCGGACGAGAAGGCCGCCTTCGTCCGCGGGCTGGAAGTGGCCGAGACCATCCCCTACAAGGAGGTGGACTTCGTCGACGCGGCCCTGGCCTGCTCGGAGCAGCAGGGGGTGGACCTGGTCCTGGACACGGTGGGCCCGCAGGTCCTGGAGGCCAGCTTCCCAGCGGTGCGCTTCTACGGACGGGCGGTCACCCTGCTGGACCCCACGGGCATCAGCCTCAAGCAGGCGCGGCTGCGCAACCTGGGCGTGTTCCTGGAGCTCATGCTCTCGCCCCTGTCCTTCGGCCTCACCGAGGCCCGCGAGCACCAGGCCTGGATCCTGGAGGAATGCGCCCGGATGATCGACAACGGCGAGCTCCGGGTCCACCTGAACCGGACCTTCTCCCTCGACGAGGCCGCGGAGGCCCACCGCCTCCTCGAGGAAGGCCACATGATCGGCAAGCTGGCCCTCTCCATGGAGTGAGCCGGGCGGGCCCAGGAAAGATCGGACCGAGCCATGACCCAGCACACCGATTTGCTCCTTCCCGGCACCCTCTGGGACCGGATCCGCGAGCGCACCGACCACGCCCTGGAGACGGGCGCCCTGCAGCCCATTCCCACCGAGTGCGAGGTGGTGCCGGACGAGGGCATCGACTTCCAGGTGCGCGTCGCCCCCAGCCTGGACCAGAAGATCGCCGAGATGCGGGCCCAACGGGAAAAGGAGGCCGCGGGCGAGCGCTTCGATCCCTTCGCCCGCCCCGAGCCCGACCTCTACCTGGGCAGCCTGACGCCCTCCCACTACGCCCTGCTCAACAAGTTCCCGGTGCTGGAGCACCACCTGCTGATCGTCACCTGGGGCTACGAGGACCAGCAGACCCTGCTCACCCATCCGGACTTCACCGCGGTGGACGTGGTCCTCTCGGAGGTCGACGGGCTGGTCTTCTTCAACGCCGGGCCCACCGCGGGGGCCAGCCAGCCCCACAAGCACCTGCAGCTTGTGCCCCTGCCCCTGAGCGACGGGGCGTCGCGGCTGCCGGTGGACGCCCTGCTGGAGCCGGACCGGCTCCCCGAGAAGCCCACGCGCGCCCCTGGGCTCCCCTTCCCGCACGCCGCCTGCCGGGTGGACTTCCGGCACCAGACCTCGGAACAGCTGGCGGAGGTCTTCTACGAGCTGCGGCGGGAGCTGGGGATCTGGTACGAGGACGCCCCCTACAACCTCCTGGCCACCCGCCACTGGATGATGCTGGTGCCGCGCGCCCGGGAGCGGTTCGAGGGGCTCATGATCAACGCCCTGGGCTTCGCCGGCGGCTTCCTGGTGCGCAACCGCGACGACCTGGAGCAGCTGCGGAGCATCGGCCCCATGCGGGTCCTGCGGGGGGTTTCGGAATAGCCACGGACGGCGCGTGCCGTCGGGGAGGCAGCCCATGCGCATCACCCTGCACGGTCCCCAGGACCTCACCCTCTCCGCCCTCGCCGAGGAGGGCCTGCAGGTGGCTGCGGAGCGGGACGACGCCCACTTCAGCGCCATGGAGATGTTCAACACCTCCCTGGCCCTGTGCACCGCCTCCGTGCTCATGAGCTACGCCGAGCGCATCGACACGGGACTGAACGGGCTCACGGTCCGCATGCGCTGGGAATACCACGAGGATCCCTACCGCATCGGCCGCATCGCCATGGACATCCGCTGGCCGGATCTTCCGGAGAGCCGCCGTAAGGCGGCGGAGCGGGCCGCCGAGCAGTGCACCCTCCACCACACCCTGGAGGTCCCCCCGGAGGTGGTCACCCAGGTGGTTGACCCGGAGTAACGGGGAAAGGCCGGCTCACCCGACCTCCCGGCTGCGTGCCGGCTCCACGGGCCGCGCCCACTCCCAGGTCAGGGGGCATTCGAAGCGGAACCGCACCACGTCGCTGGCGAGGGCCAGCTCTCCCTGGGCGGCGCGCCAGCCCCGCTCCCGCACCGTCCGATCCATCCACTCGAACAGCTCGGCGAGGGCCTTGCCCACGGCCACCCGCCGCTCGTAATCCATGCCCCGGGCGTACCAGGTGGCCCGGGCGGGCCCCATGGCCTCCCGGCCGACCTGGATGAGGTGCACCACCAGCATGGAGCGCACCGTCCCCTTCCCCAGACGTCCGCAAAGATGGGCCAGGGGCCCCCGCCCCGCCACTTTCCGGGTGGGGAGATGGGCCGTCAGGTCCCCGGGCAGAATGCTCCACAGGGGCTCCCCCGGGCGCTCGCCGTGGAGGAGCAGCTCCTCCCCCAGGTCCTGGAAATCGGGGATGGGATCCTCCCCGGTGCGGGACGCTTTCTGCATGAGGGCCTTGGCCCGGGGGATGTAGCCGCCCACGGGAAACCCGGGCATCCAGTGGTCCAGCACGGCGTGCACGAAATCCTCCGAACGGGTACGGCTGTCCGGGGGACAGGGAATCACGCCCTCCTCCGCCCCCTTGCCGGCCAGGAACTCCAGCCGCCACCCCCCGGTTCCGTCCCCCCGGGGCTCCCGGAAGGTGACATTCATGATCGCCACACCTTTGCGGATCCTATCCATGGGTATCCATCTCTGGCCTGTGCGCCGACATCCGCCCCCCCATTTCTTCGGACACTCCGGTCTCTTCCTCGTCGGTGAGGATCCGGCGTGGTCCTCCGGAAACGGCGTCCATGCATTCCAAGGTAGGCGGAATGTGTCGAGCGACAAGACAGGGTGGGCCCCAATGACAGGACACCCGGCCCCGGGGCGGAGCCCGGGGAAAGGGCCCAGGGAAGACCCAAGTGCCTGGATTGGCGTGGCAAACGGGGAGTAGGGGGGATCCCCCAGTAGGGAGAGAGCGGACAGGGATCTGCGGGGCGGAAGAGCCGTCCGGTCCTGCGGATGGCTCGGGAGGGGACAGGGGCCGGAAAAGGTGCCGGCGTCCGGAACGGCTTCAGGCTTCGAGGGGCCGGACCTCCTCCATGGCCTCCGGCTGGTGGATCCGGAAGGCCACGTGGTCCCGGGCCAGCCCCACCTCGCCGTCTGCCTCGGCCCAGCCGGCCTCCAGGGCACGGGCATCCACCCGCTCGAACAGCGCCTGGAGGGCCAGCCCCATGGACGCACGGCGCTCATAGACCAGCCCCCGAGCGAGCCAGCCCGCCTGGGCCTCCTCCATGCCGGCCCAGCCCAGCTCCACGAACCGGGCGATCAGCGTGGCCCGCACCAATCCGGCCCCCAGCTCCTCCACCAGGGCCCGCATGCGGGCCCGGTCCGGGCCCTCCGCGGGCAGGCGATCCGCCAGCTCCGGGGGCAGGAAGGTCTCCAGCGCCTCGCCGTGGCAGTCGCCGCGCAGCAGGTCCTCGTCCACCATCTGGCCGTAGTCGGGGACGGGGTCGGAGCCCGTGCGGGCCGCGAGCTGCACCAGGGCCTTGGCCTCGCTGCGGTGTCCGGAAAGGGAAAAGCCCGGCACCCAGTGGTCGAGGATGTCGTGGATGAACACGGAGGTGGGAATGCGCTCGCCGGGATAGGGGGTGGCGGCGATCACCTCCCCCTCTTCGGCGGCCTCCCGGAGCTTCCAGCCGCGCGCCCCGAAGCCGTCCTGCCAGGTGGCCTGGTACAGCACCGGGACGGAGCATTCCGGGGTCCGCTCACCCGCTTTGCCCATGTTCGATCCTCCTCTACCCGGGCGCCGGCATCCCGGCGCTTCTTACAGGGCCACGAGCCGGGCCTCCCCGGCCCCCTCCCGGGCGGCGCCCAGGATCTCCCCGGCGGGGATGCGCTGGGGGTCGTACCACACCTGGAGCAGGTGGCTCCGCCGGGGGTGGAAACGGGCCGCCGCCACACCGTCCCGCTTCTCCAGGGCGGACGCCAGTCCCCGCCCCTGCTCGGCTTCCAGGTCTTTGTCCACGTGCACCAGCAGGTCGGCGTAGACCATGGTCTCCTCCTTTTTCTTAACGTTAACGGAATAAACTAAGGGGACCATGGATTCCTGTCAATGGTCCGGCCCGTCCGGGGCTCAGGGGTCCGCCTGCTCCTGCCACACCAGCTTCAGAAGCTCCGCGTCCTCCTGCCCCTTGCGGGCCGGGCATTCCGGACAGCCCGTCGCGGTAGGGGGGCGCGGACAGTCGTAGCACCGGCGCACCAGCCGGTCGGCGGCCTCGATCTCCCCCATCAGGGCCTCGCAGCGGGCCTTCAAGGCCGCCGCCTCCCCGTGGAGACGGCCCAGGAGATCATGGACCTTGTGGCCCGCTTCGTCCCCGGTCCCGCTGGCCTCCCGGGCGGCCACCAGGGCCCGGATCTCCTCCAGGGAAATCCCCAGGCCCGCCAGCTCCAGGATGAGCCGTGCCCGCTGCCGATCCCGGTCCGAGTACAGCCGGGTGCCGCGGTCCGTACGGGCGGGACGCAGGAGGCCCTGCTCCTCGTAGAAGCGCAGGGTGCGGGTGGTGGTGCCCAGCTGCTCCGCCACCTCGCCGATCTTCCAATGCTGCCTTCGTGGCGTCATGTGCCGCTCCTTGAGGGGATCCATGCTACTCCCGGCCTCCCCTTCCGGGAAACACCCCCCGCGTTGCCATCCCCGACCCCCGCGCCTACTATGTGGCCCACAATCCGCCCCGAGGGGGCTCAGGCGGGCGGGAATATCCGTGAACGAGGAGCGGGTGATGAAGAAGACATTGTTGGCGGGAGCCGTGGCGGTTCTCGCCGGGGCGGGGGCGGCCGCCCCGTATTTCGCGGGCGTGCAGGCGGAGCGTGCCTTCCGGGACAACGTGGAAGCCCTGTCCGAGCACCCCCAGGCGGATCTGGAAGTGGTGCGCTACGAGCGCGGCTGGTTCGGCGCCGAGGCCGAATCCCGGCTGACCCTGGGCGCCCCCGGAGAGGCGCTGGAGGTGGACCTGGAGCACGCTGTCTCCCATGGCCCGACCCCGGCCACCCCGGCCCTGGCCCGGGTGGTCACCACCCCGGCCCCCCGGGGAGAGGCCCGGGAGCACGTACGCCACTACTTCGGCGACCGGGCGCCCCTCACCGCCGACCTCACCATCG
This genomic interval carries:
- a CDS encoding ATP adenylyltransferase family protein, with the translated sequence MTQHTDLLLPGTLWDRIRERTDHALETGALQPIPTECEVVPDEGIDFQVRVAPSLDQKIAEMRAQREKEAAGERFDPFARPEPDLYLGSLTPSHYALLNKFPVLEHHLLIVTWGYEDQQTLLTHPDFTAVDVVLSEVDGLVFFNAGPTAGASQPHKHLQLVPLPLSDGASRLPVDALLEPDRLPEKPTRAPGLPFPHAACRVDFRHQTSEQLAEVFYELRRELGIWYEDAPYNLLATRHWMMLVPRARERFEGLMINALGFAGGFLVRNRDDLEQLRSIGPMRVLRGVSE
- a CDS encoding LLM class flavin-dependent oxidoreductase codes for the protein MEFDLFFELAVPEHGGRGESQVFAETLGELALADELGFTTAWVVEHHFMREYSHSSAPELFLAAASQRTRRLRLGHGVVVLPYNHAVRVAERAATLDVLSGGRVELGVGRGFSPKEYAAFGSDMARSREIVDESLAVIRQAFSGRPVDFQGSHYQLEDLEVLPGVVQDPHPPLWTAAVSPETFTWAAREGLGALAGPFKPWFLVKQDLKEFRRAWREAWPEGAPPRANPRFGMTIGVLCLEDGDRARELARQPFTWYYERLLGQTRPVLEKFQESYDYYQKLGRLQPLLKRAVRLSLLEAMGMVVVGSPEECIEKLERYRAAGVDHLLMAVGAGALPTEVTQESLRTLAERVLPHFNGDSS
- a CDS encoding zinc-dependent alcohol dehydrogenase family protein, with translation MKAVVMPAPGGPDTLRVQEIPDPEPTGERDLLIRLKAAGINPVDTKMRAGGTYGSGDEPVILGCDGAGVVEQAGPGCTRFQPGDEVYFFNGGIGTEQGNYAERTVVDERFVAAKPRTLSFAEAAAVPLVAITAWESLFDHGALQAGQRVLVHAGAGGVGHVALQLAHRAGAKVCTTVGSDEKAAFVRGLEVAETIPYKEVDFVDAALACSEQQGVDLVLDTVGPQVLEASFPAVRFYGRAVTLLDPTGISLKQARLRNLGVFLELMLSPLSFGLTEAREHQAWILEECARMIDNGELRVHLNRTFSLDEAAEAHRLLEEGHMIGKLALSME
- a CDS encoding OsmC family protein gives rise to the protein MRITLHGPQDLTLSALAEEGLQVAAERDDAHFSAMEMFNTSLALCTASVLMSYAERIDTGLNGLTVRMRWEYHEDPYRIGRIAMDIRWPDLPESRRKAAERAAEQCTLHHTLEVPPEVVTQVVDPE
- a CDS encoding MerR family transcriptional regulator, which codes for MDPLKERHMTPRRQHWKIGEVAEQLGTTTRTLRFYEEQGLLRPARTDRGTRLYSDRDRQRARLILELAGLGISLEEIRALVAAREASGTGDEAGHKVHDLLGRLHGEAAALKARCEALMGEIEAADRLVRRCYDCPRPPTATGCPECPARKGQEDAELLKLVWQEQADP